In Geminocystis sp. M7585_C2015_104, one DNA window encodes the following:
- the rpsK gene encoding 30S ribosomal protein S11, protein MATKAGKRGGQKKQKKNVPSGIAYIKSTFNNTIVTITDPEGNVISWATAGSSGFKGAKKGTPFAAQMAADKAARAAMENGMKQVQVMVSGPGAGRETAIRALQGAGLEITLIRDITPIPHNGCRPPKRRRV, encoded by the coding sequence ATGGCAACAAAAGCAGGCAAAAGGGGAGGACAGAAAAAACAAAAGAAAAATGTCCCAAGTGGCATTGCCTACATCAAATCCACCTTTAACAACACCATTGTAACCATAACAGACCCAGAAGGAAATGTAATCTCTTGGGCTACAGCAGGCTCCAGTGGCTTCAAGGGGGCAAAAAAAGGCACCCCCTTTGCGGCCCAAATGGCTGCGGATAAGGCTGCTAGGGCAGCCATGGAGAATGGGATGAAACAAGTACAAGTGATGGTAAGTGGCCCTGGGGCGGGAAGGGAAACCGCCATCAGAGCCTTACAAGGAGCAGGTCTGGAGATCACCTTGATTAGGGATATCACCCCAATACCCCACAATGGTTGTAGGCCTCCTAAAAGACGTAGAGTATAG
- the rpsM gene encoding 30S ribosomal protein S13 produces the protein MARIAGVDLPRDKRVEIALTYLYGIGLSTSKKILAATGVNPDTRVKDLTEEEISKLRTHIEQNYQIEGDLRRIEAMNIKRLCDIGTYRGRRHRLGLPVRGQRTRTNARTRRGRRVTVAGKKKAPKK, from the coding sequence ATGGCTAGAATAGCAGGTGTGGATTTGCCCCGTGACAAAAGGGTGGAAATAGCCCTCACCTATCTGTATGGGATAGGCCTATCCACCTCTAAAAAAATACTAGCTGCCACCGGGGTAAATCCTGATACCAGGGTAAAAGACCTGACAGAGGAAGAAATAAGTAAACTAAGAACCCATATAGAACAAAACTATCAAATTGAGGGAGATTTGCGTCGTATAGAGGCGATGAATATAAAACGCCTCTGCGACATAGGCACCTACAGGGGTCGTCGTCACCGCCTGGGCTTGCCCGTACGGGGCCAAAGGACTAGAACTAATGCCAGGACTCGTAGGGGTAGAAGAGTAACCGTGGCCGGAAAGAAAAAGGCGCCCAAGAAGTAG
- a CDS encoding DNA-directed RNA polymerase subunit alpha, whose product MAVFQIDCVASKSIKGQGLYGKFVLEPLERGQGITMGNSLRRVLLSNLEGAAVTAVRIAGVNHEFAVLEGVREDVMEIMLNMKSVVFKSYSKTPQIGRLVATGPCTVTAAQFDLPSEIEVVDPTQYICTLSKGAKLEMEFRVERGKGYRAVEKGKDESTSLDFLQIDAVFMPVTKVNFTTEEIRHEGRLADRLILEIWTNGSIKPEEALQQAAEILVNLFAPLTDSSRITGKQEEVEEPSDPTSQIPIEELNLSVRAYNCLKRAQINTVADLLEYTQEELLEIKNFGQKSAEEVIQALKERLGITLSSGKSKEAGELIKNSEPVNSP is encoded by the coding sequence GTGGCCGTGTTTCAAATAGACTGCGTAGCAAGTAAGTCCATAAAGGGTCAGGGATTGTACGGCAAGTTTGTCCTCGAGCCTCTGGAAAGAGGTCAGGGCATCACCATGGGCAACTCCCTGAGGAGGGTACTGCTGTCCAATTTGGAAGGGGCGGCAGTTACCGCTGTGAGAATCGCCGGGGTAAATCACGAGTTTGCCGTGTTGGAAGGGGTTAGAGAGGATGTCATGGAAATCATGCTCAACATGAAGAGCGTGGTTTTCAAAAGCTATAGTAAAACCCCCCAAATCGGCCGTCTGGTTGCGACAGGGCCTTGCACCGTCACGGCGGCACAGTTTGACCTCCCCTCGGAAATTGAGGTGGTGGACCCCACTCAATACATTTGTACCTTGAGTAAGGGGGCCAAATTGGAAATGGAATTCCGCGTCGAAAGGGGAAAGGGTTATCGCGCCGTCGAAAAAGGGAAAGATGAAAGCACTTCTCTAGATTTTCTCCAAATTGATGCCGTTTTCATGCCGGTAACTAAGGTGAATTTTACCACTGAGGAAATCCGTCATGAAGGCAGGCTGGCAGATCGCCTTATTCTCGAAATCTGGACTAATGGCAGTATAAAACCAGAAGAAGCCCTACAACAGGCGGCCGAAATCCTCGTCAACTTGTTCGCCCCCCTTACGGACTCCTCCCGCATTACCGGAAAACAAGAAGAAGTGGAAGAGCCTTCCGATCCTACCAGTCAAATACCCATCGAAGAACTCAATCTGTCCGTACGAGCCTACAATTGTCTCAAACGGGCTCAAATCAACACCGTAGCCGACCTTTTGGAATATACCCAAGAGGAGCTGTTAGAAATCAAAAACTTCGGCCAGAAATCCGCCGAGGAAGTAATCCAAGCCCTCAAAGAGCGCCTCGGTATTACCCTCAGCTCGGGAAAGTCAAAGGAGGCAGGGGAGTTGATAAAAAACAGTGAGCCTGTAAATAGCCCCTGA
- the rpmJ gene encoding 50S ribosomal protein L36 encodes MKVRASVKRICDKCRVIRRRGRVMVICSNPKHKQRQG; translated from the coding sequence CAGAGCGTCTGTAAAAAGGATTTGTGACAAGTGCCGTGTGATCCGTCGTCGCGGACGGGTTATGGTAATTTGTTCTAATCCAAAACATAAACAGCGTCAGGGTTAA